The following are encoded together in the Ketobacter sp. MCCC 1A13808 genome:
- a CDS encoding diguanylate cyclase → MMNRFIALALSIVCISFAEAAHLELPRSDAFAITQQLRFIEDSDATLTYQTLPDSDTHWEKNNDSHFNKGYSRSVWWLDLTIHNPDDHGHTRYLDLSYAVLDYVDVYIYSGDQLKEEYHTGDMRLYHSRPIDSNTFVIPLTWRPGETLRITYRLESGTSIQAPLTLWEPETYASKDAYSNIVQGFFFGSTLILAFYNLLIFFILRDRNYFYYASFIISLPLFFLTLSGQGYRYIWTDQIVLNSHAIPFFLGMSFMFSGFFTRRFLNLRALSIPTDVLVATFALLGGSVAVLSIALPYAIAIKALVPIGLCACFVYLFAGILAGFRKVPSARYYLIAWICFLVGSIFFALSKLGLMPLNFITEHAIQFGSIFQAVLLSLALANSINVERKLRFQAQADTLVTTKRLNEQLENRVHERTQELEVLNKQLKVLSNTDELTGLKNRRYMTTSLSEEWKRSARYQRQLSVLLLDIDFFKKVNDDYGHQIGDQCLIEVAKLIYESLRIPSDQVSRYGGEEFFVMLPETDAAGALSVAERIRSNIEKHTIVVDDTRFPVTVSIGLYSCTPETKHSVDYILNCADIALYQSKEQGRNRVTLYSEDNISGNSVEAR, encoded by the coding sequence ATGATGAATAGATTCATAGCGCTTGCCCTGTCTATAGTTTGCATTTCATTTGCTGAGGCGGCCCACCTGGAACTTCCCCGCTCCGATGCATTTGCCATTACCCAGCAACTTCGATTCATAGAGGACAGTGACGCCACGCTGACTTATCAAACGCTTCCGGATAGCGACACCCACTGGGAAAAAAATAACGACAGCCATTTTAATAAGGGGTATAGCCGCTCAGTCTGGTGGCTGGATCTGACCATTCACAACCCCGACGACCACGGTCATACCCGGTACCTGGATCTGTCCTATGCCGTGCTGGATTATGTAGATGTTTATATTTATTCCGGCGACCAATTAAAAGAAGAATACCACACCGGTGATATGCGGCTTTACCATTCCCGTCCCATCGACAGCAATACTTTTGTCATTCCCTTAACCTGGCGACCGGGTGAAACCCTCCGCATCACCTACCGACTGGAATCCGGCACCTCGATCCAGGCGCCACTTACCTTGTGGGAACCGGAAACCTATGCTTCCAAAGACGCCTACAGCAATATCGTGCAGGGCTTTTTTTTCGGATCAACACTGATATTAGCGTTCTATAATTTGCTGATATTTTTTATTCTCAGAGATAGAAACTATTTCTATTACGCAAGTTTCATTATTTCTCTACCCCTGTTTTTTCTGACCCTCAGCGGGCAGGGTTACCGTTACATCTGGACCGATCAGATTGTTCTGAATAGTCATGCCATTCCCTTTTTTCTCGGTATGTCGTTTATGTTTTCGGGCTTTTTCACCCGGCGTTTCCTAAACCTGCGTGCCTTATCGATTCCCACCGACGTGCTGGTCGCCACCTTTGCCCTATTGGGTGGATCCGTAGCCGTACTGTCCATCGCATTACCCTATGCAATCGCCATTAAAGCGCTGGTGCCGATCGGACTCTGCGCCTGTTTCGTCTATTTATTCGCTGGCATCCTCGCCGGATTTCGTAAAGTTCCCAGCGCACGCTACTACCTTATAGCCTGGATCTGCTTTCTTGTGGGCTCGATTTTTTTCGCCCTCAGCAAGCTCGGATTAATGCCTTTGAATTTCATAACCGAACACGCCATTCAGTTCGGTTCAATTTTCCAGGCCGTTCTTCTGTCGTTAGCATTGGCCAACAGCATTAATGTGGAACGCAAGTTACGCTTTCAGGCTCAGGCAGACACCCTGGTTACCACCAAGCGATTGAACGAGCAACTAGAAAACAGGGTTCATGAACGGACCCAGGAACTCGAAGTGCTGAATAAGCAATTAAAGGTGCTGAGTAATACAGATGAACTGACCGGTTTGAAGAATCGACGCTACATGACCACGTCGCTATCGGAAGAATGGAAACGTTCTGCACGATACCAACGTCAACTATCGGTTTTATTACTGGATATCGATTTCTTCAAAAAGGTGAACGATGACTATGGCCACCAGATTGGCGACCAATGCCTGATAGAAGTCGCAAAACTGATTTATGAATCCCTGCGTATTCCTTCCGATCAGGTCTCCCGATACGGCGGTGAAGAATTTTTTGTGATGCTGCCGGAAACCGATGCTGCAGGTGCGCTATCGGTTGCCGAACGTATCCGATCCAATATCGAGAAGCATACTATCGTCGTAGACGACACCCGTTTTCCTGTGACCGTGAGCATCGGGCTCTATAGTTGCACGCCCGAAACAAAGCACTCTGTGGACTATATTCTGAATTGCGCGGACATTGCACTGTATCAATCTAAAGAGCAGGGGCGTAACCGGGTCACGCTTTATAGCGAGGATAATATTAGCGGTAACAGTGTGGAAGCGCGGTGA
- a CDS encoding oxygenase MpaB family protein, producing the protein MGYSTRNVSQMQKSIAPSVYAALDLDLEPERFRTELGDNSIIKNNPRIQSLLQDKDKIELFRQLTLMGDPLADAFAARIPELGYKSARAMLDKAAEQGIDSVPDAPEELVRLMRTMETTPPWVDWDLIDKASENSRLLTALTGEAIIRVAFMMTYVNGYQGLPMVITGALTSDSAAKRMKETISTFKLATLPGALRQGGVAYQSAVKVRVMHAMVRTSLLKRPKVWDYSVYGVPIPQVDQMGAALAPSYMMALWALKKGSKLTDYQTAAIEQSRYLASLLGMHDQFLSNQPEQIVETWNLCQATLRHKSDQRGRDLNSATINAYRRGNRKWYNQLIHRMDVKSTQFMYSRMVGKRTAKEMGVDSPITDVLSFAGLFAPIGVGFGALSVVKALPGGRGLVDGYAIKEIQRQLAKEGSAEYRTNDNEYKIKSV; encoded by the coding sequence ATGGGCTACAGCACCCGAAACGTCAGCCAAATGCAGAAATCCATTGCTCCGTCGGTGTACGCTGCGCTGGATCTGGATCTAGAACCGGAACGCTTCCGTACCGAATTGGGTGATAACAGTATCATCAAAAACAATCCCCGTATTCAATCCCTGCTGCAAGACAAAGATAAAATTGAATTGTTTCGTCAGCTTACCCTGATGGGAGATCCGCTGGCCGATGCCTTTGCCGCACGCATTCCCGAGCTGGGTTATAAATCCGCACGCGCGATGCTGGACAAAGCGGCAGAGCAGGGCATCGACAGCGTGCCCGACGCCCCCGAAGAATTGGTCAGGCTGATGCGCACCATGGAGACCACGCCGCCCTGGGTGGATTGGGATCTGATTGATAAAGCCAGTGAAAATTCGCGCTTGCTGACCGCACTGACCGGAGAAGCCATCATCCGGGTTGCCTTTATGATGACTTACGTCAATGGCTATCAAGGTTTGCCCATGGTGATTACCGGTGCACTGACCAGTGACTCGGCTGCTAAACGCATGAAGGAGACCATAAGCACCTTTAAGTTGGCCACCTTGCCCGGGGCATTACGTCAAGGCGGGGTCGCCTATCAATCGGCGGTGAAAGTGCGGGTGATGCACGCCATGGTACGTACCAGCTTGTTGAAACGCCCCAAGGTGTGGGACTACTCCGTCTATGGCGTGCCGATCCCGCAGGTGGACCAAATGGGGGCGGCCTTGGCACCCAGCTACATGATGGCATTATGGGCGCTGAAGAAGGGCAGCAAACTCACGGACTACCAAACCGCAGCCATTGAGCAGTCCCGTTACCTGGCTTCACTACTGGGTATGCATGACCAGTTTCTGAGTAACCAGCCCGAACAAATTGTAGAAACCTGGAATCTATGTCAGGCCACCTTGCGTCACAAATCCGATCAACGCGGCCGGGATCTGAACAGCGCCACCATCAATGCCTATCGACGCGGGAATCGAAAGTGGTACAACCAACTGATTCACCGGATGGATGTGAAATCGACCCAGTTTATGTATTCCAGGATGGTAGGAAAACGCACCGCAAAAGAGATGGGAGTGGATTCTCCGATAACGGACGTATTGAGCTTTGCCGGGCTGTTCGCCCCCATCGGTGTGGGCTTTGGTGCGCTTAGCGTAGTAAAGGCCCTGCCTGGCGGTCGCGGCCTGGTGGATGGCTATGCTATTAAAGAGATCCAACGGCAATTGGCGAAAGAAGGTTCAGCGGAATATCGCACTAACGACAACGAATACAAAATAAAATCCGTCTAA
- a CDS encoding glutathione S-transferase N-terminal domain-containing protein, protein MYRLIGMPVSPATKRVCWALDFADIPYHFEEYLPQITTSWVRLRSGQFSGPVSVPVLLGKGGIKLLDSWDIALRAHHDRPQAGLIPDAHREAVAQMNTLSEQIFYAGRILALDRVLADNHALLDLFPSLIPGWCRRPMLPVMRNTIGAIQKKYADPGSTEQDQIKKLDNALSQVRARLDGKAYVLTDGFSYADMTIIAALQVIRPYQPDNSQPQSAYEKAWSCETLATQYGDLLQWRDRIYKEKRKITYRNKPTKHPAR, encoded by the coding sequence ATGTACAGATTGATCGGAATGCCGGTATCGCCTGCCACAAAACGGGTATGCTGGGCGTTGGATTTTGCAGACATTCCCTATCATTTTGAAGAATATTTACCGCAGATTACAACCTCTTGGGTGCGCTTGCGCAGCGGTCAGTTTAGCGGTCCCGTTTCAGTGCCGGTGTTGTTGGGCAAGGGCGGCATTAAGCTGCTGGATTCCTGGGATATTGCCTTGCGTGCGCACCACGACCGGCCCCAGGCCGGGCTGATTCCCGACGCGCACAGGGAAGCCGTTGCGCAGATGAACACACTCAGCGAACAGATTTTTTATGCTGGCCGCATCCTGGCTTTGGATCGCGTGCTGGCGGACAACCACGCGTTATTGGATTTGTTTCCTTCGCTGATTCCGGGCTGGTGTCGGCGACCGATGTTACCGGTCATGCGCAATACCATTGGGGCTATACAAAAGAAATACGCCGATCCCGGTAGTACGGAACAGGATCAGATAAAAAAACTGGATAACGCATTAAGCCAGGTTCGTGCTCGGCTGGATGGCAAAGCCTATGTACTGACGGATGGATTCAGTTACGCGGATATGACCATTATTGCCGCGCTACAGGTTATCCGTCCTTATCAGCCGGATAACAGCCAACCCCAATCGGCGTATGAAAAAGCCTGGAGCTGTGAAACATTAGCGACACAGTACGGGGATCTTTTGCAGTGGCGCGATCGTATTTATAAAGAAAAGCGTAAAATCACATATAGGAATAAACCGACTAAACACCCTGCCCGTTGA
- a CDS encoding diguanylate cyclase, producing the protein MRLIWMSLACLMICTPLWATAESTGPAATTGPVITIDNDRFSQRVAHGLMFYKDAAGDMDLASAMSASEQGRFHPFEGPNLQLGYSDDIYWIRLNLSNELLIHTAQNKEDRFYISVDYPLLDNVEFFHVREDGIHSMVSGDLYQFNQRYFRLNNYVFPIALQSGEHSQLYIRVFSQSSLSIPIHIETERAFIDRQFKMDSLNGIYLGITVGLCIYNLFLWIGVRKSIYGLYVLVIVNLLLFNTSILGFSFRLWPAAIAFQQIAIYLFSFTSGVAILLFGMAFLKTKTHQPIAHRLLQLSLLACALCIPALSIISIQSAATLTAVTTLSLSVILIVVALRSIKQGYPSAKYYAIGQGAVIISVMFTALTSQKIIPFYHLAPHVMKWCSAFELIFFSFGLADLVNQDRRLREHAQKESARAQQELLSTQISLNKDLDELVRERTEELETLNRRLLDLNTTDDLTGLRNRRYFNEVFAREYKRAYREKTAISVMMIDIDCFKQLNDTHGHQFGDIVLSRFGKTLQHSINRPPDIAIRYGGEEFVVLLPCTGHKGAINVAEGIRKLISDKIIRQGDFEASVTVSIGVASTVPTRRDQQDQLLREADDMLYLAKEKGRNRVEWDRNYQEPSSGFRPNINGQGV; encoded by the coding sequence ATGCGTTTGATATGGATGTCACTGGCCTGCCTGATGATCTGCACCCCCTTGTGGGCAACAGCCGAATCCACAGGCCCGGCGGCAACGACCGGTCCGGTGATTACGATCGACAACGATCGGTTTTCCCAACGCGTCGCCCATGGGCTGATGTTTTATAAGGATGCCGCCGGTGATATGGATCTGGCGTCTGCAATGAGTGCGTCAGAGCAAGGCCGCTTTCATCCCTTCGAAGGCCCCAACCTGCAGTTGGGCTACAGCGATGATATCTATTGGATACGACTGAACCTGTCCAACGAGTTGTTGATTCACACCGCGCAAAACAAGGAGGATCGATTCTATATTTCCGTGGATTATCCGCTACTGGACAATGTTGAGTTTTTCCATGTGCGCGAAGATGGTATCCACTCCATGGTCAGTGGTGACCTCTACCAATTCAACCAACGCTATTTTCGTCTGAATAATTACGTTTTTCCGATTGCACTGCAAAGTGGTGAACACAGTCAGCTGTATATACGCGTGTTTTCACAGAGCTCTCTGTCTATTCCGATTCACATTGAAACCGAGCGCGCCTTCATCGATCGTCAATTCAAAATGGACAGCCTGAACGGCATCTACCTGGGCATTACCGTTGGATTGTGTATTTATAATTTATTTTTATGGATCGGTGTGCGTAAATCCATTTATGGTTTGTATGTTCTCGTCATCGTCAATTTGCTGCTATTCAATACTTCAATACTGGGCTTTTCGTTTCGCTTGTGGCCGGCTGCGATTGCGTTCCAGCAAATCGCAATTTACTTGTTCAGTTTCACCTCCGGTGTCGCCATCCTGCTATTTGGTATGGCATTTCTGAAAACCAAGACTCATCAGCCAATTGCTCACCGTCTGTTGCAACTGTCGTTACTGGCCTGCGCGCTTTGTATTCCCGCGCTGTCCATAATATCCATACAATCCGCTGCGACACTCACTGCTGTAACCACACTCTCACTCTCGGTGATTTTAATTGTGGTTGCCCTTCGCAGCATCAAGCAGGGTTATCCGTCCGCAAAATACTATGCGATCGGTCAGGGTGCAGTCATCATCAGTGTCATGTTCACCGCTCTGACCTCACAAAAAATCATTCCGTTCTATCATTTAGCACCTCATGTTATGAAATGGTGTTCCGCGTTTGAGTTGATTTTCTTTTCCTTCGGCTTGGCCGATCTGGTTAATCAAGACCGACGTTTAAGAGAACATGCGCAGAAGGAATCCGCACGCGCACAGCAGGAACTGCTCAGTACCCAGATCAGTTTGAATAAAGATCTGGATGAATTAGTGCGGGAGCGCACCGAGGAACTGGAAACCCTGAACAGACGCTTGCTGGATCTGAATACAACCGATGATTTGACCGGTTTGCGCAATCGGCGCTACTTTAATGAAGTGTTTGCCCGTGAATATAAACGCGCTTACCGGGAAAAAACGGCCATTTCAGTCATGATGATTGATATCGATTGTTTCAAACAACTCAATGACACCCACGGACATCAATTTGGTGACATTGTACTGAGTCGCTTCGGCAAAACGTTGCAACACTCCATCAACCGTCCGCCGGATATTGCCATTCGTTACGGTGGTGAGGAATTTGTTGTATTGCTTCCCTGTACCGGCCATAAGGGTGCGATCAACGTGGCGGAAGGCATCCGTAAATTGATATCCGATAAAATTATCCGTCAAGGCGACTTTGAAGCCAGCGTGACGGTCAGTATTGGTGTTGCCTCCACCGTGCCCACCCGGCGTGACCAACAGGACCAACTATTGCGCGAAGCCGATGACATGCTGTATCTGGCAAAAGAGAAAGGCCGTAATCGGGTTGAATGGGATCGAAACTATCAAGAGCCTTCATCGGGCTTTCGGCCGAACATCAACGGGCAGGGTGTTTAG
- a CDS encoding hotdog fold domain-containing protein has translation MAASNQVMKMWQTTSRYPGGKLLFSKVVSRKAPFFKSVNAQIEELQPNYAKLRIKKRRAVENHIGTVHVIAICNMLEMAMGVCAEASIPAGLRWIPKGMQVDYTAKAGTDIIGIAEINPDAWKPGDLDVKITALDTQGVEVVKGTIRLWISEKK, from the coding sequence ATGGCAGCGAGTAATCAGGTAATGAAAATGTGGCAGACCACTTCCCGCTATCCTGGCGGTAAGCTCTTGTTTTCAAAGGTGGTGTCTCGCAAAGCCCCGTTTTTTAAAAGCGTAAATGCGCAGATTGAGGAGTTGCAACCCAATTACGCCAAGTTGCGTATCAAAAAGCGCCGAGCGGTGGAGAACCATATTGGCACCGTCCATGTTATTGCCATCTGTAACATGCTCGAGATGGCCATGGGAGTGTGTGCGGAAGCCTCGATTCCCGCCGGCTTGCGCTGGATACCCAAAGGGATGCAGGTGGATTATACCGCCAAGGCGGGCACCGACATCATCGGTATCGCCGAGATTAACCCGGATGCCTGGAAGCCCGGCGACCTGGACGTGAAAATAACGGCGCTGGATACCCAGGGTGTTGAGGTGGTAAAAGGCACGATCCGGCTCTGGATTAGCGAGAAAAAGTAG
- a CDS encoding serine/threonine-protein kinase yields the protein MPLAKKSVKTRSFVLLLRQGARRLDALLSLKGLVLGSAVLLLLIAGNHENHVPAVGNWLFQISERMASAPTSDPEIALIRLDEDELLLVQQDPIQSAVLPLLLRKDKLIALVLPGAVRERPVQAEQLMLMLPGELMRQSPHLTEWRQQAAKADQLRERIRQGQLLIGLTKDGVSSFPEQAFPVKTPEHFSQMPLSVWLLSMGVPVDWMTAIGNWLQQRVTLTPAEWPVDPALSGAGYRASDSASDHATRQLIWQQESHIHGDLALALYLRYQLQSRHLEQEPSIVFRDGYAIELGDQLLPVNSDGAIVPATLSTDRLQYLSLQQSLRAPPAQPIWIFAASRAQLAEVAATVQALQHRHYFYQPYWNPWLFRVMLLLLCLYAVWIQPLLRRSTALLSGAFIVVILCVAQIAWQLGFKQLLPLPMLIQWFVPASLCMMLWQHRRGQQETLKWDFHRAQYQLAHQFYQQGKLNEALAALAPCYTRVAVTALLYDIAVQQERKRQYQDAALTYDKVMQRNPRFKDAAKRAEALSTLSDSTTLSVDFSGTQSLVMPAQEGVKPVLGRYQIERELGRGAMGTVYLGIDPKISRRVAIKTLSFREFDSDQLERIKERFFREAEAVGRLTHPHIVTVFDVGEEADLAFMAMDYVDGRSLDRCASEGTLLDIEEVYSIVAAVADALHYAHQQNIVHRDIKPGNILYDAASSQIKVADFGIARIVDDSKTKTGDMLGSPVFMSPEQLKGNKVTGASDIYSLGVTFYQLLTGALPFSGDSIANLAYHILNKKYVSVREVRPELSAGVVRVVNKALHREPSRRYANAGEMADAVRGLLSREFGRKAS from the coding sequence ATGCCTTTAGCAAAAAAGAGTGTAAAAACAAGATCTTTCGTCTTGCTGTTGCGGCAGGGCGCGCGGCGACTCGACGCTCTGTTGAGTCTGAAAGGGTTGGTTTTGGGCTCTGCGGTGCTGCTTCTGTTGATCGCCGGTAACCATGAAAACCACGTGCCCGCAGTGGGCAACTGGTTATTCCAGATCAGCGAGCGCATGGCTTCTGCCCCGACCAGTGACCCCGAGATTGCATTGATTCGTCTGGATGAAGACGAGCTGTTGCTGGTGCAGCAGGATCCGATTCAGTCCGCGGTTCTGCCTTTGCTGTTGCGCAAAGATAAATTAATTGCGCTGGTCCTACCGGGGGCGGTGCGTGAACGGCCGGTCCAGGCTGAACAATTGATGCTAATGCTGCCCGGCGAATTGATGAGGCAATCCCCTCATTTGACCGAGTGGCGGCAACAAGCCGCTAAGGCCGACCAGTTACGAGAGCGGATTCGCCAGGGTCAGCTGTTGATCGGATTGACCAAAGACGGGGTTTCCTCTTTTCCTGAACAGGCTTTTCCCGTCAAAACCCCCGAACATTTTTCACAGATGCCGCTGTCGGTTTGGTTGCTGAGCATGGGCGTACCGGTGGATTGGATGACCGCAATCGGTAACTGGTTGCAGCAGCGGGTGACCTTGACTCCGGCGGAGTGGCCTGTGGATCCGGCCTTGAGCGGGGCGGGGTATCGAGCGTCTGATAGTGCATCGGATCATGCAACCCGGCAGCTCATCTGGCAACAGGAATCGCATATTCACGGTGACTTGGCGTTGGCGTTGTATCTGCGTTACCAGTTGCAATCCCGGCATCTGGAGCAAGAACCCAGCATCGTGTTCCGGGACGGATACGCGATAGAGCTGGGCGATCAACTGTTACCGGTCAACTCCGACGGCGCTATCGTGCCTGCAACGCTGTCTACCGATCGGCTGCAATACCTGAGTTTGCAGCAGAGTTTGCGGGCACCACCCGCCCAACCGATCTGGATTTTCGCCGCTTCGCGAGCGCAACTGGCGGAGGTCGCGGCTACCGTTCAAGCGTTACAGCATCGCCACTATTTTTATCAGCCTTATTGGAACCCATGGCTGTTCCGTGTGATGTTGTTGCTGTTGTGTCTCTATGCGGTGTGGATTCAACCCCTGTTGCGACGTTCGACGGCGCTGCTATCGGGCGCTTTTATTGTGGTGATTTTGTGCGTGGCACAAATTGCATGGCAGCTTGGTTTCAAACAGTTACTACCTTTGCCTATGTTGATACAGTGGTTTGTCCCGGCATCGCTTTGCATGATGTTGTGGCAGCACCGCAGAGGGCAGCAAGAGACATTGAAGTGGGATTTTCATCGCGCACAATATCAGCTTGCCCATCAGTTTTATCAGCAAGGAAAATTAAACGAAGCGCTGGCTGCGCTTGCACCGTGTTATACCCGTGTGGCCGTAACGGCGTTATTGTATGACATTGCTGTGCAGCAGGAGCGCAAGCGACAGTATCAGGACGCGGCGCTAACCTACGACAAAGTCATGCAGCGCAATCCCCGGTTTAAAGACGCGGCAAAACGGGCAGAAGCGCTGTCAACATTATCCGATTCGACAACTTTGTCGGTGGACTTCAGCGGCACTCAAAGCCTGGTGATGCCGGCGCAGGAAGGTGTTAAACCGGTGCTAGGCCGTTACCAAATTGAACGGGAACTTGGGCGCGGCGCGATGGGAACGGTTTATCTTGGAATAGATCCAAAAATTTCCCGACGTGTTGCCATAAAAACCCTGAGCTTCCGTGAATTCGACTCGGATCAGCTAGAACGTATAAAAGAGCGGTTTTTCCGTGAAGCCGAAGCCGTCGGACGCCTGACCCACCCGCATATCGTAACCGTGTTTGATGTGGGCGAGGAAGCCGATTTGGCGTTTATGGCCATGGACTACGTTGATGGGAGGTCATTGGATCGCTGCGCGTCCGAAGGTACCTTGCTGGATATTGAAGAAGTGTATTCGATCGTAGCGGCTGTTGCGGATGCGTTGCATTATGCGCACCAGCAAAACATTGTTCACCGGGACATTAAGCCTGGCAATATTCTTTATGACGCCGCTTCCAGTCAGATTAAGGTGGCCGATTTTGGTATTGCCCGCATTGTCGATGATTCTAAAACCAAAACAGGCGACATGTTAGGCAGCCCGGTTTTTATGTCACCGGAGCAATTGAAAGGCAATAAGGTGACCGGAGCCAGTGATATTTACAGTCTCGGAGTTACATTCTATCAGTTGCTCACCGGTGCACTGCCGTTCAGCGGGGATAGCATTGCGAACCTTGCGTACCACATCCTCAATAAAAAGTACGTCAGTGTGCGTGAGGTGCGACCGGAATTGTCAGCCGGTGTGGTGCGGGTGGTTAATAAAGCATTGCATCGCGAACCTTCCCGACGCTATGCCAATGCAGGAGAAATGGCGGATGCCGTGCGTGGTTTATTGAGCCGTGAATTCGGCAGGAAGGCAAGCTGA
- a CDS encoding PP2C family protein-serine/threonine phosphatase — MPDIYGVTDIGCVRKHNEDWIHWQQLPEYPHVLAALADGMGGYSGGADASQIAGQQFIRCVVDAMAQHSPVNNDDYASLLLQAGTDANKAVREARVANPQHHKMGTTLLSMLLLEDNCWLLHAGDSRCYRSWKNHMQQMTRDHSLVQELVDKGSLSAKDAERAPFRNMLTRAVGTEDDLHYSLARHPVHEGESWLLCSDGLYNAVPEPLISEWLNSDLSAQDIALGLLQDSLKNEAQDNVSVIVLKIN, encoded by the coding sequence ATGCCGGATATTTACGGTGTGACCGATATTGGCTGCGTGCGCAAGCACAATGAAGACTGGATACATTGGCAGCAGCTGCCTGAATACCCCCATGTACTGGCGGCGTTGGCCGATGGAATGGGTGGCTACAGCGGAGGCGCGGACGCCAGTCAGATTGCAGGCCAACAGTTTATCCGCTGTGTGGTTGATGCGATGGCACAGCATAGCCCGGTTAATAACGATGACTATGCGAGCTTGTTATTGCAGGCTGGCACCGATGCCAACAAGGCCGTGCGTGAGGCCCGGGTTGCAAATCCCCAACACCACAAAATGGGAACCACTTTACTGAGTATGCTGCTGCTGGAAGATAATTGTTGGTTGCTTCATGCCGGGGATTCCCGTTGTTACCGGTCTTGGAAGAACCACATGCAGCAGATGACCAGAGATCATAGTCTGGTGCAGGAATTAGTCGACAAAGGCAGCCTGAGTGCGAAGGATGCTGAAAGGGCACCGTTCAGGAACATGCTGACGCGGGCAGTGGGTACCGAAGATGATTTGCATTATTCCTTGGCAAGACATCCGGTGCACGAAGGCGAATCCTGGTTGCTGTGTTCTGATGGTTTGTACAATGCGGTGCCAGAGCCACTTATTTCCGAATGGTTGAACTCAGATTTGAGTGCGCAAGACATCGCACTCGGATTGCTGCAGGACAGTTTGAAAAATGAAGCACAGGACAATGTGTCGGTGATTGTTCTTAAAATTAATTAA